In the Armatimonadota bacterium genome, CACCACCTCGATCGCGTGACGCCCACAGACCTGGTGGACGACGGGGACCGGCTGCCGCTGGGCGATGGCACCCTCGAGGTGCTGCACACGCCAGGCCACGCGCAGGGCCACATCTGCCTGTGGGACGGACACAGCCTGATCGCCGGTGACCTCCTGCTGGAGGAGGTCAGCCCGAACCCGGTCGTCGAGTTCGACGCCACCGGCCAGCGGCTGCGCACGCTGCCGGCCTACCTGCGGTCGCTGCGCCGCGTGGCCGCCCTGCGCCCCGCAGTGGCGTACCCGGGCCATGGCTCACCGCTCCAGGCACCGGCGGCCCGCGCCCTGGAGCTCATCCGCCACCACCAGGCGCGCAAGGACGCCCTGGCCGCGCTCCTGACCGGGCGGCGGTGGACCGTGCGTGACTTGATCGCCACGTGGTTCCCCACCCTGGACCCCCGCCAGCTCTACCTGGCCATCTCCGAGGTGACGGGCCACCTTGATCTGCTCGACGCGGAGGGCCGCCTGGTCGTCGAGCGCCGAGACGGCGTCTGCTACTACACGCACGCCACGGCGGCCTGAGCGCAGACACGGGGACGACCCGCGCAACAGCGCCCGCTGCTTGATCCCGCTGCGCGCGCGTGCTACGCTTCCATGCACCGGGTACTGGCGATGACGGAGGCCAGTAGCGGCGGGCGCGGCGGAAGCGAGCCGGGGACGGTGTGAGCCCGGC is a window encoding:
- a CDS encoding MBL fold metallo-hydrolase, with product MRITPIPLPTPFPVGAVNAYLLPGPPVTLVDCGPKTPEALDALRQGLAAAGMGLEAIERLILTHGHLDHFGLAATVAAASNARIYAHPAEVPKLTADRAFVEPARVFIREAGFEADVADRWLEVMRSYRHHLDRVTPTDLVDDGDRLPLGDGTLEVLHTPGHAQGHICLWDGHSLIAGDLLLEEVSPNPVVEFDATGQRLRTLPAYLRSLRRVAALRPAVAYPGHGSPLQAPAARALELIRHHQARKDALAALLTGRRWTVRDLIATWFPTLDPRQLYLAISEVTGHLDLLDAEGRLVVERRDGVCYYTHATAA